From the Patescibacteria group bacterium genome, the window CGTTGGACTCGGTGGACACCAGATTCAAATTTTAAAAATCTAAAAACTTCGTGTCCGGAAATTAAGCAAGTGACGTCTTTAATACCATCCAAAGTTGTTTTTTGGCTGTTTAAAATTTCTACTCGCCAGCCTTTTTTCTCGGCAAATTTTAAATACATTTTTAGCAAATCTGCGGCAAATAATTCGGCTTCATCACCGCCAGTGCCGGGCCGGATTTCCAAAATGACATTTTTATTTTCTTGTGCCGCTTCAGGTGAAAGGGCGATTTTGACAAATTTTTCTAAATTTTCTTTTTCAATTTTAAGCCTGGTCAAATCTTCTTCTATTAATTTTTTTAGTTCCGGTTCATCTTCATTTTTAACTAATTCTTCATTTTCTAAAATTTCTTTTTTAATTTTTTCTAATTTGTCAAAATCCAAAATAATCCGTTCTAATTCGGCTTTTTTGCGAGAGAGTTCTTGAAGCTTGGGAATATTGGTAGTGTTTTTTGGATTCGAAATTTGAAGAGTAATTTCAGCATACTCTTTTTTGATTTTATCAATTTGATCTTGCATTTTATTTGGCTTTCGTTTTGGATTTCTTTTTAGCGAGGGCTTTTTTGTATTCTTCAGCCTTTTTAATTCGAGCTTGGAATTTATCAACACGGCGGGCAGTATCGATGAATTTATGCTTTCCGGAATATAAAGGATGACAAGCAGAACAAATTTCTACCGAAATTTCAGGTTCGGTTGAGCCAATTTCAAAAGCATTGCCGCAGGCGCAAGTCACCTTAGCATTGGGATAGTATTTTGGATGAATGTCTTTTTTCATAATTTCTCCTAAAATAATTGACAAAATAATTATATCAGAAATCATTTAAAATTAAAAGAGATTATTTTAATTGTTAATTCTTGCATTCGTGAATAATTTCTGGTATTATTGAATTAGAAAAAAGTCCAAAGTCAAATTTTGCGATTGTTGGTGCCTATTTTTTTATTTTTATTTATATTTTTTATAATCTGCTTTGTAGAAACGAAGCTTAGGGAAGGATTAGAAAATGTCAAAAGAATTACCGAGTTTGGAAGAAATGCTTAAAAACGGCGTCCACTTTGGCCATATCAAAGAAAAATGGCATCCTAAAATGAAGCCGTATGTTTTTGCAATTAAAAATGGGGTTTGGGTGATAGATTTAGAAAAAACCCAATCAAACCTCAAAAGAGCCATAGATTTTATGGAACAATTGCTCAAAGAGGGTAAAACCATTTTATTTGTGGGTACTAAGAGGCAAATTCGAGAATCGGTCAAAAAAATTGCCGAAGAATTAAAAATGCCATATGTTGATTTTCGTTGGTTGGGTGGCACTTTGACTAATTTTGATACGGTTCGAAAAGCCTTAAAAAAGATGCGCGATTCGGAAATGCAGCTTGAAAATCCTGAATTTATGGGTAAAATGACCAAAAAAGAGCAAAAAAATTTCCAAGTTAATTTAGAAAAAATGCAAAGATCAATGGGAGGGATGAGAGATTTAAATAAATTACCCGAGGCAATGTTTATTATTGACACGGTTGAAGAAAAAGTCGCGGTTGATGAAGCTAATCGGTTAAAAATTCCTTTAATCGCCATTGTTGATACAAATTCTGATCCTTCGAAAATTAATTATCCAATTCCGGCTAATGATGATTCAAGGCTGGGAGTGGAATTGATTTTAAATACTATTTCTGAAAATTTAGCTCAAGTGAAAAATGTTGTCAAAGCTGAAAATGTCAAAACCGAAATCGCTAAAACTGAAATCAAAAAACTAAAAGTAGCAAAAATCGAAAAATAATTTGTACTCAAATAGAATTGATAAGTAAAAAGGAGAGTTTATGAAAATTTCATTAGATCAAATAAAACAATTAAGAGATAAAACCAGATGTTCAATCGCGGATTGCAAAGAAGCCTTAGAGCAAGCTGGCGGCGACATGGATCGCGCTTTAAAATTAATGGTGGAAAAAGGGGCTAAAATTTTAGACAAAAAGAGCCATCGTCAAACCAAAAATGGTTTAGTCGCCTCGTATATTCACTCTGACAAAAAAATTGGCGTCTTACTGGAATTAGTTTGTGAAACTGATTTCGCGGCGAAAACCGATGATTTTCAAAATCTTGGCCGCGAGTTAACGATGCAAATTGCAGCCACAGATCCGGCTGATGTAAAAACTTTATTAACACAACCATTTATTAAAGATGAATCTGCAGAAGTTTCCGATTTGGTCAAGGAAGCGGCGACAAAAATTCGTGAAAATATTAAAATAAATCGTTTTTGCCGATATCAAATATAAAATTAGAGTTCATTTTTCAAGGAGGTCCCAATGTTTCAAGACATTTTGAAGAATGCTCAGCCTCAGATGGAAAAAATCGTTCAAAATTTAACTGACGAATTTAGAACTTTGCACACCGGCAAAGCCACCGCAGGGTTAGTGGAAGATATATTAGTTGATTATTATGGCACAAAAACACCCCTGAAACAGATGGCGCAAATTGCCGTGCCGCAGCCAAATCAAATTGTCATTATTCCTTGGGATAAAGCTGCTTTAGGTGATATTACAAATTCGATTCAAAATTCGGAATTGAGCTTAAATCCTATTAAAGAAGCTAACCAAGTAAGATTAGTATTGCCTCCTTTGTCAGAAGAACGGCGTCGTGAGCTGACCAAGGCAGTTAAAACTAAAGCCGAAACTGCGAAAGTGGCAGTTCGAAATATGAGACGTGGGGCGTGGGATGAAATTCAAAAATTAGAGAAATCTGGAAAGATTACCGAAGATGATAAATACGATGGCCAAGAAGAACTC encodes:
- the prfA gene encoding peptide chain release factor 1, encoding MQDQIDKIKKEYAEITLQISNPKNTTNIPKLQELSRKKAELERIILDFDKLEKIKKEILENEELVKNEDEPELKKLIEEDLTRLKIEKENLEKFVKIALSPEAAQENKNVILEIRPGTGGDEAELFAADLLKMYLKFAEKKGWRVEILNSQKTTLDGIKDVTCLISGHEVFRFLKFESGVHRVQRVPKTEKSGRIHTSTATVAILPEATETEVKINPAEIKIDTFRSSGPGGQGVNTTDSAVRLTHLPTGTVVSCQDERSQMKNKEKAFKILRAKLLDLQFEKEQGKMAEERKSQVGRADRSEKIRTYNFPQDRITDHRGGFSVKNIERILNGDLDILINKLLALK
- the rpmE gene encoding 50S ribosomal protein L31; the protein is MKKDIHPKYYPNAKVTCACGNAFEIGSTEPEISVEICSACHPLYSGKHKFIDTARRVDKFQARIKKAEEYKKALAKKKSKTKAK
- the rpsB gene encoding 30S ribosomal protein S2 — its product is MSKELPSLEEMLKNGVHFGHIKEKWHPKMKPYVFAIKNGVWVIDLEKTQSNLKRAIDFMEQLLKEGKTILFVGTKRQIRESVKKIAEELKMPYVDFRWLGGTLTNFDTVRKALKKMRDSEMQLENPEFMGKMTKKEQKNFQVNLEKMQRSMGGMRDLNKLPEAMFIIDTVEEKVAVDEANRLKIPLIAIVDTNSDPSKINYPIPANDDSRLGVELILNTISENLAQVKNVVKAENVKTEIAKTEIKKLKVAKIEK
- the tsf gene encoding translation elongation factor Ts yields the protein MKISLDQIKQLRDKTRCSIADCKEALEQAGGDMDRALKLMVEKGAKILDKKSHRQTKNGLVASYIHSDKKIGVLLELVCETDFAAKTDDFQNLGRELTMQIAATDPADVKTLLTQPFIKDESAEVSDLVKEAATKIRENIKINRFCRYQI
- the frr gene encoding ribosome recycling factor, which produces MFQDILKNAQPQMEKIVQNLTDEFRTLHTGKATAGLVEDILVDYYGTKTPLKQMAQIAVPQPNQIVIIPWDKAALGDITNSIQNSELSLNPIKEANQVRLVLPPLSEERRRELTKAVKTKAETAKVAVRNMRRGAWDEIQKLEKSGKITEDDKYDGQEELNKIIKEIDDKIDQAMSKKESEIMKV